Proteins from a single region of Rhodobacteraceae bacterium LMO-JJ12:
- a CDS encoding fasciclin domain-containing protein: MAGDRADIVDTAVNAGNFNTLAAALTAADLVDTLKGEGPFTVFAPTDAAFAALPEGTVETLLKPENKDQLVAVLTYHVLPGKVMATDLVDDMKAATVQGGEVTIDLDNGAMVNDAKVTTADIAASNGVIHVIDKVILPPAS; the protein is encoded by the coding sequence ATGGCCGGTGACAGGGCCGATATCGTCGACACCGCCGTAAACGCGGGCAATTTCAACACCCTCGCCGCAGCGCTAACCGCAGCCGATCTGGTCGACACGCTCAAAGGCGAAGGCCCCTTCACCGTTTTCGCGCCCACCGACGCCGCCTTTGCCGCATTGCCCGAAGGCACGGTTGAAACCCTACTAAAGCCCGAAAACAAGGATCAACTTGTCGCCGTGCTCACCTACCACGTGTTGCCGGGCAAAGTGATGGCCACCGATCTGGTTGACGACATGAAAGCCGCCACCGTTCAGGGCGGCGAGGTCACAATCGACCTCGACAATGGCGCGATGGTCAATGATGCCAAAGTAACAACGGCCGATATCGCTGCCTCTAACGGCGTGATCCATGTGATCGACAAGGTCATCTTGCCACCTGCAAGCTGA
- a CDS encoding DUF378 domain-containing protein yields the protein MPALNILTLVLLIVGGLNWGLLGAMNFDLVAAIFGDGSALARIVYGLVGLSAIYQIVTARQNMAAITN from the coding sequence ATGCCAGCTCTCAACATCCTCACCCTCGTTCTTCTCATCGTCGGCGGCCTAAACTGGGGTCTCCTCGGCGCGATGAACTTCGATCTCGTCGCAGCAATCTTTGGCGATGGCTCAGCCCTCGCGCGCATCGTTTACGGTCTTGTCGGCCTTTCAGCGATCTATCAGATCGTCACCGCGCGCCAGAACATGGCCGCCATCACCAACTAA
- a CDS encoding gamma-glutamyl-gamma-aminobutyrate hydrolase family protein (Members of this family of hydrolases with an active site Cys residue belong to MEROPS family C26.), which yields MTRPVVGIIGNQHMINDTYEVHAGGAMNSDAVANVSNCLPLLIPSDPRLVGVDELLEVCDGFVLTGGRPNVHPEEYGEHATPAHGDFDRCRDAITLPLVRACVESGQPFFGICRGFQEVAVAFGSTLDPEIRDLPGRDNHRMPPDGTLEEKFALRHTVKFSENGVFHRLMGAQEVMTNTLHGQGIRHAGERIVIDGFAPDGTPEAIFIKDAPGFTLSVQWHPEWNAASDPVSRPLFEAFGRAVHDWAGKRRETPVLRTA from the coding sequence ATGACTCGCCCAGTTGTTGGCATTATCGGCAATCAGCACATGATTAACGACACCTATGAGGTGCATGCCGGTGGCGCGATGAATTCCGATGCGGTGGCGAATGTCTCTAATTGTCTGCCGCTGTTGATTCCGTCGGACCCGCGTCTTGTTGGGGTCGATGAGTTACTGGAGGTCTGCGACGGCTTCGTTTTGACCGGCGGACGCCCCAATGTGCACCCCGAGGAATATGGCGAGCACGCAACCCCTGCGCATGGCGATTTTGACCGCTGCCGCGATGCGATCACGCTGCCGCTGGTGCGGGCCTGCGTTGAGAGCGGACAGCCGTTCTTTGGCATTTGCCGCGGGTTTCAGGAGGTGGCGGTCGCGTTTGGCTCGACGCTGGACCCGGAAATTCGTGATCTGCCGGGGCGTGACAATCACCGGATGCCTCCTGATGGCACATTGGAGGAGAAATTCGCGTTGCGCCATACGGTGAAATTCTCGGAAAACGGCGTGTTCCATCGGCTGATGGGGGCGCAGGAGGTGATGACCAACACGCTGCATGGGCAGGGGATCCGACATGCGGGTGAGCGGATCGTGATTGACGGTTTTGCGCCCGATGGCACGCCCGAGGCGATCTTTATCAAGGATGCACCGGGCTTTACCCTGTCGGTGCAATGGCACCCGGAATGGAATGCCGCCAGTGACCCCGTTTCAAGGCCACTTTTTGAGGCGTTCGGCAGAGCGGTGCATGATTGGGCTGGGAAGCGGCGGGAGACACCGGTATTGCGCACGGCGTGA
- a CDS encoding Hint domain-containing protein — protein sequence MVTFSNIENIICFTPGTQIATPSGLRTVESLRPGDLVLTLDDGPQPLAWIGNSTVPGIGDHAPIRIAPELLDGTERALTVSPQHRLLIDDWRAELLFGDPQVFVTAKQMLGLPGVSTCPPAPVTYIHLMLDSHQIIFANGAATESLHAAEESLKALCPQARDELFICMPGLRAGLGEHGPTARRCLKTWEAQALLSRLHVPYRHDTQLAA from the coding sequence GTGGTCACATTCTCCAACATCGAAAACATCATCTGTTTCACCCCTGGCACGCAGATTGCCACGCCCTCGGGCCTGCGCACGGTCGAAAGCCTGCGCCCCGGCGATTTGGTTCTCACGCTTGATGATGGCCCCCAGCCGCTTGCCTGGATAGGCAACAGCACTGTGCCGGGTATCGGTGATCATGCTCCGATCCGAATCGCACCAGAACTGCTTGACGGCACCGAGCGCGCACTCACCGTTTCGCCCCAGCACCGTCTGCTGATAGACGACTGGCGCGCCGAGTTGCTGTTCGGCGACCCTCAGGTCTTCGTCACCGCCAAGCAAATGCTCGGCCTGCCCGGTGTTTCAACCTGCCCGCCTGCCCCGGTCACCTATATCCATCTGATGTTGGACAGCCACCAGATCATCTTCGCCAATGGCGCCGCCACGGAAAGCCTGCACGCCGCCGAGGAAAGCCTCAAGGCGCTCTGCCCTCAGGCTCGCGACGAATTGTTCATCTGTATGCCCGGTTTGCGCGCCGGTCTCGGCGAGCACGGCCCCACCGCCCGTCGCTGCCTCAAGACCTGGGAAGCTCAAGCGCTGCTGTCACGGCTCCACGTCCCTTACCGCCACGACACGCAACTCGCCGCATAA
- a CDS encoding XRE family transcriptional regulator, which translates to MVSDTLSEGLENYRIGQKIRTLRRAKGLGLAQLSEHTGLSAGMLSKLERGQVFPTLPTLLRIALVFGVGLEHFFAGGAQKPILEVVRSRDRLRLPNPPKGDAVFFFESLDFPVPDRKLESYLAEFAGDAEASKPHAHHGVELIYVICGALELHIHGREERLETGDSIYFEAGFEHSYRAAGSEGALVIVVVRDAEDE; encoded by the coding sequence ATGGTGTCGGACACATTGAGTGAAGGTCTGGAAAACTATCGCATCGGCCAGAAGATTCGCACGTTGCGCCGCGCCAAGGGGCTTGGGCTGGCGCAATTGAGCGAACACACCGGACTTTCAGCGGGGATGCTTTCCAAGCTTGAACGCGGGCAGGTGTTTCCGACGCTTCCGACGCTCTTGCGCATTGCACTGGTATTCGGGGTCGGGCTTGAGCATTTCTTTGCGGGAGGGGCGCAAAAGCCGATTTTGGAGGTGGTGCGGTCGCGCGACAGGCTACGCTTGCCCAACCCGCCAAAGGGCGACGCCGTATTCTTCTTCGAAAGCCTCGATTTCCCGGTGCCGGATCGCAAGCTTGAGTCGTATTTGGCCGAGTTTGCGGGCGATGCAGAGGCAAGCAAGCCGCATGCGCATCACGGCGTTGAATTGATCTATGTGATCTGTGGGGCGCTGGAACTGCATATTCATGGGCGAGAGGAGCGGTTGGAGACCGGAGATTCGATCTATTTTGAGGCCGGGTTCGAGCATAGTTATCGTGCTGCGGGGTCGGAAGGCGCACTTGTCATCGTGGTGGTGCGTGACGCAGAGGACGAATAG
- the pepN gene encoding aminopeptidase N yields the protein MTDAAPQTIYLKDYTPFGYTVESVSLTFRLNPTATRVLSTIRFVPNPDTDNRRFFLHGEDLKRISTKIDDQDITPRDVPGGIEIEAPDAPFTFEAEVEISPATNTALEGLYMSNGMYCTQCEAEGFRKITYYPDRPDVMAPFTVRVEGDEPVKLSNGNPTGAGEGFAEWTDPWPKPAYLFALVAGDLIAHPDSFTTMSGKAVTLNIWVRPGDEDKCAFGMEALKKSMTWDEDVYGREYDLDIFNIVAVDDFNMGAMENKGLNVFNSSCVLASPETSTDMNFERIEAIIAHEYFHNWTGNRITCRDWFQLCLKEGLTVYRDSQFTSDMRSAPVKRIEDVIALRARQFREDNGPLAHPVRPENFVEINNFYTATVYEKGAEVIGMLKSLVGDEDYYKAVDRYFVRHDGDAATIEDWLQVFEDTTGRDLKRFKRWYSEAGTPRLKVKESFNNGTYKLTFKQQTPPTPGQPQKKPRVIPIKVGLLNPNGDEVLPTTTLEMTKKQQSFKFENLATKPIPSILREFSAPVILEHEIDTDTRAFLLAHDTDPFNRWQAGRDLARDTALDMIRTGAAPDTAYLDALHTLLRDDAQDPAFRALALGLPSQDDLAQALFDTGETPDPQAIWEALETLRQTRAEAYQDTATRLYAQYQVSDPYQPSAEQSGARSLANAALGLINRLDGGALAQRQYDSSDNMTGQLAALSALLSAGKGDAATQVFYEQWRHDRLVIDKWFTVQIVNARPEDTATKAKELTQHPDFTMKNPNRFRASLGALTMNPAGFHHASGAGYDLLADWLIRLDPLNPQTTARMSTAFETWRRYDSTRQDKIKAQLKRILSTDGLSRDTTEMLTRILG from the coding sequence ATGACCGACGCCGCGCCGCAAACCATCTATCTCAAAGACTACACACCCTTCGGCTACACCGTCGAAAGCGTCTCGCTAACCTTCCGGCTCAACCCCACCGCCACGCGGGTGCTCTCAACCATCCGCTTTGTGCCCAACCCCGACACTGACAACCGCCGCTTTTTCCTGCACGGCGAAGACCTTAAACGCATTTCCACCAAGATCGACGACCAAGACATCACCCCCCGCGATGTCCCCGGCGGCATCGAAATTGAAGCCCCCGACGCCCCCTTCACCTTCGAGGCCGAAGTGGAAATCAGCCCCGCCACCAATACCGCCCTCGAAGGGCTCTATATGTCGAACGGCATGTATTGCACCCAATGCGAGGCCGAAGGTTTCCGCAAGATAACCTATTACCCCGACCGCCCTGATGTCATGGCCCCCTTCACCGTGCGCGTTGAGGGGGATGAACCGGTCAAGCTCTCCAACGGCAATCCCACTGGCGCGGGCGAAGGCTTTGCCGAATGGACCGATCCATGGCCCAAACCCGCCTATCTCTTTGCCCTCGTCGCAGGCGATCTCATCGCCCACCCCGACAGCTTCACTACGATGTCGGGCAAGGCCGTCACGCTCAACATCTGGGTGCGCCCCGGGGATGAAGACAAATGCGCCTTCGGTATGGAAGCGCTCAAAAAATCAATGACATGGGACGAAGACGTATACGGGCGCGAATATGATCTCGACATTTTCAACATCGTCGCGGTCGATGATTTCAACATGGGCGCAATGGAAAACAAAGGGCTGAACGTCTTCAACTCATCCTGCGTTCTGGCCTCGCCCGAAACCTCAACCGATATGAACTTCGAACGCATTGAGGCAATCATCGCGCATGAATATTTTCACAACTGGACCGGCAACCGGATCACCTGCCGCGACTGGTTCCAGCTTTGCTTGAAAGAAGGCCTGACAGTCTACCGCGACAGCCAGTTCACCTCCGACATGCGCTCGGCCCCCGTGAAACGTATTGAAGACGTGATTGCGCTGCGCGCGCGCCAGTTCCGCGAAGACAACGGCCCATTGGCCCACCCCGTGCGCCCCGAGAACTTTGTCGAGATCAACAATTTCTACACCGCCACCGTCTACGAGAAAGGCGCCGAGGTGATCGGCATGCTGAAATCCCTCGTCGGCGACGAAGATTACTACAAAGCGGTTGATCGTTATTTCGTGCGCCACGATGGCGACGCCGCCACCATCGAAGACTGGCTGCAAGTTTTCGAGGATACCACGGGGCGTGATCTCAAACGCTTCAAACGCTGGTATTCCGAGGCTGGAACCCCGCGCCTCAAGGTGAAGGAAAGCTTCAACAACGGCACCTACAAACTCACCTTCAAACAACAAACGCCGCCCACCCCCGGCCAGCCGCAAAAAAAACCGCGCGTCATCCCGATCAAAGTCGGCCTGCTCAATCCCAATGGTGACGAAGTCCTGCCAACCACCACGCTCGAGATGACGAAAAAGCAGCAGAGCTTCAAATTCGAGAACCTCGCGACAAAACCAATCCCCTCAATCCTGCGCGAATTCTCCGCGCCGGTGATCCTCGAACATGAAATCGACACCGATACTCGTGCCTTCCTGCTGGCCCATGACACCGATCCGTTCAATCGTTGGCAGGCCGGGCGCGATCTGGCCCGTGACACGGCGCTGGACATGATCCGCACCGGTGCCGCCCCGGATACCGCTTATCTCGACGCGCTGCACACGCTGCTGCGCGACGATGCCCAAGACCCGGCCTTTCGCGCCCTCGCCCTCGGCCTGCCCTCGCAAGACGACCTGGCCCAGGCCCTGTTTGATACGGGTGAAACACCCGATCCCCAAGCCATCTGGGAGGCATTGGAGACCCTCAGACAGACCCGCGCCGAAGCCTATCAAGACACGGCGACACGGCTTTACGCGCAGTATCAGGTGAGCGATCCCTACCAACCCAGCGCCGAACAATCCGGCGCCCGCAGCCTCGCCAACGCAGCCCTCGGCCTGATCAACCGCCTCGACGGCGGCGCGCTGGCCCAGCGCCAATATGACAGCTCCGATAACATGACCGGGCAGCTTGCCGCGCTCAGCGCGCTCTTGTCGGCGGGAAAAGGCGATGCTGCGACACAGGTATTTTATGAGCAATGGCGGCACGACCGCCTGGTGATCGACAAATGGTTCACGGTCCAGATCGTCAATGCCCGCCCCGAGGACACCGCCACCAAGGCCAAAGAACTCACGCAACACCCCGATTTCACAATGAAAAACCCCAACAGGTTCCGCGCTAGCCTAGGCGCGTTGACCATGAACCCCGCAGGCTTTCATCACGCCTCGGGCGCAGGCTACGATCTGCTGGCCGATTGGCTGA